The genomic interval CCGATCTAGCGCCGGCCGGTCGAGGCTCTCGCCAGGCGCCAGGCTCACCGAGAGGTGGTAGACGGGCGTCTCAGTGCCGCGCAGGGCGCGGCTCGCGGTCGCCCGCATGACCTGTGCGGCCTGCTCGGGTTTGTTGATCGCGAGGTTCCGGGTCGACGTCCAGACAGCGCGGTCCGGGGAAGCGCCGTTCCTGCCGTGGAGGAGGTAGTTCTGGAGGCCACCGAACCCCCGGCCGGTGACGGGACGGCTGCCGATCACAGGAGCCGGGAGAGGACGGTGCGGAGCCGGGCGTCGAGGCTTTCGAGGCGCTCGGCGTCGAGCCGCCCGATGGTATGAGCGTGCCGGGTGAGCTCGTTCAAGTTCTGGCCGATCCTGGCGAGCTGGTAGATCAGCTCCTCGTCGGCCCGGGAGGAGAGCCGGTAGCCGACAGCGGCCTCCCGGATGAAGCGGTTGGGCGGCATGCCCAGGGTCGTCGCCATCCGCTCGATGCGGGCGAACTCCTCCGGGTGGAAGCGGATCCCCCGGCGGACGGACCGGGGCTCTGAGAACCGCGTGCGGCCCGTTCGGGGCGCCCGCGGAGGATCGGGCCACTCGCGAAGTGTGGCCGCCCGGATGTAGCTCACCGGGCGGAGTCCGCGTCGGCGAGCTTCGAAGCGAACTGTGCGCCATTCGTCCTCGCCCCACCGGACGGAGCGGACCACAGTGCGGAGTCGTTCGCGCCGCCTCACGCGATCACGCCACGGACTTTCCCGCGGGAGAATGTTCGCCGCGGAGAGTGGCCGTGTCTTCCCGCTCCGAGCACTCGAAGGGCTGCGAGACCGCGAAGGGGAACCCGGAGCGGGGCGGGCAAGCATCCGACGGGGACCCGGACGTAACACGTTCGGGGGCCTGTCGGTCTTGCTTGCTCCCGATCAAACACCGATTTCACTGCAGCTTGGGTTCTTGCGCTCTCGAGCCTCCCAACGACCACCACTCACCCGCTCCACCGAAGCTCGCTAGGCGGGCCGGCTCTCATCCGATCTCGCCCGCTTCTCCCAAAGATGGCCATCCCTACCCTTATGGCCTTCTTGGCCATCTTTGGGTTCCATGGCCACCTTCGAACTCTCAGCTCCCGGGAGAGCCCAGCACCATTTGCCCTGAAACCCGGTCTTCCTCACCTTGACCTTGAGCTGGCTCTTGGCGCGCCTCAAGGTCTTCTCCGACACCCCGGCCGCCTTCGCCCCCTGGAGCACATCCTTCGAGGCCTGCGGTCCATCGGCGAGAAGCTCCACCAGAAAATCCTTGGCCTCCCCGATTGCCGTGCGCTCCTCGGCGGTGCGGTCGTCCTGGAGGAGATCCCACGCCGTCAGCTGGCTCCACCCCGACCAGGCGAAGACGCCTTGCCGAATCGTGTAGGCGAGCGAGCGGCCAAGTCGCGCCAGATTGCTTTTCAGGTGAATGACCACCCGGTTCTCGGCGTCCTCGGGGTCCGAGCCGACCAGGAGCACGCTCCGGGCCGCCGCGGTGAAGTCGATCGACCCGTGCCCGCGGTAGAGGGAGTGGGTGCCCTGAGACTTGTTCAGGTGCCGGATCGCCACGACCGCCGTGCGGGTCTTCGCCGCCAGCCGCGCCAAGGGCCCGAGGACGGCCCGGACCTGGTTCGCTCGATGGAGGTCGGTTCGGGCTCCGACGTAGGCGACCACCGGGTCGATGACGACGAGGCGCGGCTCTCGCTCACGGATGGCCCGCTCGAGGACTCCGAGGCCTTGGGGTGCGCTCAGGTCCAGGAGGTCTTCGACGCCGAAGATCCGGTCGACGTCGGCTCCCAGCCGATCGAGCCGCGGTCGAAGCGTGTCCGCCAGGCCGTCTTCCGCAGTCAGGATCAGAGTGTTCCAGGGTTCGAAGGCGCCTGCGCCCGGGAGGTCATGGCCGCGCGATCCGCTGGCCGCGATCGCTGCCGCGAGGAAGCTCTTACCCTGGCCCGGGTCGCCCTCGAGGAGCGTTAGCTTCCCCACCGGCAGATAGGGCTTCCAGAGGAACTCCACAGATTCGGGCGTGACCTCAGCGAGAGGCCGGAACTGGTTGCGCTCGGCCGAGGTGGCAAATGCCGATGCGTTCCCGAGACGAGCCTCGAGTGCCGCCAGCGCCTCCGGGATCCGCGCCGGCACCGAGTCTCCCAGCTCGCCGAGGAACTTCTCGGCCGAGACCGCGGCCTGTCGAAGAGCGCGGAGCTCTTTCAGGCGGTCGATGTAGCCATCGAGGTTGGAAGGAATGAGGTTGAGATCCAGCGAGGCGATGTATGCGCGGCCGCCGACGTCGACCAAGTCGCCGGCCTGCTCGAGCGTGTCGATAAGCTGAGGGATGTCCGCGCGACGACCTTGGCTGGCGAGAACCTGGATTGCGCGGAAGATCGTTCGGTGGCACTCGGAAGCGAAATCAGCCGGTTCCAGGCGCGCCAGAGTAGCCCCGATATCGTCCGCATGCTGCAGACCACCGAGTACCGCGCGCTCGAGCTCGGGGCTCTCGGGAAGTTCTAGATGGCCTCGAGTTCGGGCCTGAGATCGCGGGCGTCGCTTGCGCGAGCTGCTCACCTGGGGAGCTCTTCACTCGTCGAGTGCTGAATCCGCTCGCTCACCCACTGCTCGATGTCTTGACGCCGGTACCGAACGGCCCGACTCGAGATCTTCACGAACGCCGGGCCATTCCCTTTCCAGCGCCAACACTCGAGCGTACGCTCAGAGACGCCGATTAGCGAGGCGGTCTGAGCCTGGTTGAGAAGAGCTTGCGGGTCGCGTGCGCCGGTCCCGAGATGTGTCTTTGAAGTCCGATGATCCAAGTCCGACGCTCCTTTCCGGTATTTCGTGGGGGCCAGTCCCAAGCGGATCGTGGTCGACGGAACATCGTACTACATAAATAGGATTCAATCAATCGCCGCCTCATACCATTGCCAGCTGGAGCAACTCGCCCCACCTAAATGAACAGGGTGGTCCTCTGGTCTGCCTAAAAAGGCGGTTGCAGGCCCACCTAGAGGGGTGTTGTGTCTTTCGCTCGTGGTGCGATACACGGAACTTGGTGGGTTGTGAGTCCCGTGAGTGGGTAAGAGCCGGATGGGTTCCATGAGTCGCTGGCTTCGACCGCACTAAGCGGCCTCACGCGACAGCACGCACATGCGCTGTGGCGCCCGTCGGTGTGCTCGAAGGGGCCCCGACCCGCCTAGAAAGGAGCGCCTATCGTGGGCAAACAGGGATCGGAATTGCCGCCGTTCAATGACCTTGATGAAACCGCCCTGAGAAAGCTGGACGGTGGACTGCGGCAAATCTTGCGTCGCAGCAACAAGGCACTGGTGCAGTTGGTCCGTACCGAGGAGGTTCGGGGCACGGAGCGACGCCGCGAGATCGATGACTGGGCGCAGAAGGTACCACTCTCCGCGTCGGACGAGGGGCGCCACACCGTCGAGAGGATTCAGCACCAGTTGCGCGAGCGGAGTTTCAGAACTGCGGTACGGAAATGGACCTACGGGTTTCGACCCTCCACGCGGGGCCGAAACCACTCACCGGATGGCCACAGAGAAGGGCAGAGCAACCCCAAGGAGTTGGGAGGATCAATGAACCGATCCACTTTTCGTCGAATCATCGCCGCGAACGTAGCCA from bacterium carries:
- a CDS encoding AAA family ATPase gives rise to the protein MSSSRKRRPRSQARTRGHLELPESPELERAVLGGLQHADDIGATLARLEPADFASECHRTIFRAIQVLASQGRRADIPQLIDTLEQAGDLVDVGGRAYIASLDLNLIPSNLDGYIDRLKELRALRQAAVSAEKFLGELGDSVPARIPEALAALEARLGNASAFATSAERNQFRPLAEVTPESVEFLWKPYLPVGKLTLLEGDPGQGKSFLAAAIAASGSRGHDLPGAGAFEPWNTLILTAEDGLADTLRPRLDRLGADVDRIFGVEDLLDLSAPQGLGVLERAIREREPRLVVIDPVVAYVGARTDLHRANQVRAVLGPLARLAAKTRTAVVAIRHLNKSQGTHSLYRGHGSIDFTAAARSVLLVGSDPEDAENRVVIHLKSNLARLGRSLAYTIRQGVFAWSGWSQLTAWDLLQDDRTAEERTAIGEAKDFLVELLADGPQASKDVLQGAKAAGVSEKTLRRAKSQLKVKVRKTGFQGKWCWALPGAESSKVAMEPKDGQEGHKGRDGHLWEKRARSDESRPA
- a CDS encoding helix-turn-helix domain-containing protein, which codes for MDHRTSKTHLGTGARDPQALLNQAQTASLIGVSERTLECWRWKGNGPAFVKISSRAVRYRRQDIEQWVSERIQHSTSEELPR